In Blautia sp. SC05B48, a single genomic region encodes these proteins:
- the pth gene encoding aminoacyl-tRNA hydrolase produces the protein MYLIAGLGNPGKQYEATRHNMGFDTVDCLVEKHNIPQGGVKFNAMYGKGIIGGEKAILMKPLSYMNLSGGPIQEMSGYFKIDPETELIVIYDDIDLEPGQLRIRKKGSAGGHNGIKDIIRRLGTEKFIRIRVGVGAKPKDWDLADFVLGHFSDSDRKLVDEGINDAAEAVEMILSEGVDAAMNKYNRKKPKN, from the coding sequence ATGTATTTAATTGCAGGTTTGGGAAATCCGGGAAAGCAGTATGAGGCTACACGCCACAACATGGGCTTTGACACCGTTGACTGTCTTGTGGAGAAGCATAATATCCCGCAGGGTGGCGTAAAATTTAATGCTATGTATGGAAAAGGTATCATCGGCGGTGAAAAAGCTATTCTGATGAAACCGCTTTCCTATATGAATTTAAGCGGCGGTCCGATCCAGGAGATGTCCGGCTATTTCAAGATCGATCCGGAGACAGAGCTGATCGTGATCTACGATGATATCGATCTGGAGCCTGGGCAGCTTCGTATCCGCAAAAAGGGCAGTGCGGGCGGACATAACGGGATCAAGGATATCATCCGCCGCCTTGGAACTGAAAAATTTATCCGCATCCGTGTTGGTGTCGGTGCAAAACCGAAAGACTGGGATCTGGCAGATTTTGTGCTGGGTCATTTTTCGGACAGTGACCGCAAGCTTGTGGATGAAGGGATCAATGATGCGGCAGAGGCTGTGGAGATGATCCTGTCCGAGGGCGTAGATGCGGCGATGAATAAATATAACAGGAAAAAGCCTAAGAATTGA
- a CDS encoding TIGR03943 family putative permease subunit encodes MEETRVPVYLITGFLESGKTSFLSFTLQQDYFQIDGKTLLILCEEGEEEYDEEALKQCNTVVESIDSEEELTPERLAAMEILHQPERVIIEYNGMWLVSKFEEMEKPEGWGVEQHITCVDASTFQVYMANMKSLFMDMVRNADMVIFNRCQENDPLPSYRRSIKVVNQRAEIIFEDEEGELGDLFEDEMPFDIDAPVIDILPEDYGIWFVDSMDHPDRYVGKTVHFKARALKPRGMGSKFFVPGRTAMTCCADDTTFLGYICKSAFAPKIAEGQWVDVTAKVAFEKRMEYQGEGIVLYAEHVEVCEPLADEMVYFN; translated from the coding sequence ATGGAAGAGACCAGAGTACCCGTTTATCTGATCACAGGTTTTCTGGAAAGCGGCAAGACCTCTTTCCTGAGCTTTACCCTGCAGCAGGATTACTTTCAGATCGATGGAAAAACACTGCTGATCCTTTGCGAAGAGGGTGAGGAAGAATATGATGAGGAAGCACTGAAACAGTGCAATACCGTTGTGGAGAGCATTGACAGTGAGGAAGAGCTTACACCGGAACGACTTGCGGCAATGGAGATCCTGCATCAGCCGGAGCGGGTGATCATTGAGTATAATGGCATGTGGCTGGTAAGTAAATTCGAAGAAATGGAAAAACCGGAAGGCTGGGGCGTGGAGCAGCATATCACCTGTGTGGATGCAAGCACATTCCAGGTCTATATGGCGAATATGAAGTCCCTTTTTATGGACATGGTCCGCAATGCGGATATGGTTATCTTTAACCGCTGCCAGGAGAACGATCCGCTTCCTTCTTACAGAAGAAGCATCAAGGTGGTGAACCAGCGTGCGGAGATCATCTTTGAGGATGAAGAGGGCGAGCTTGGTGATCTTTTTGAGGATGAGATGCCATTTGATATTGATGCGCCGGTGATCGATATCCTTCCGGAGGATTATGGTATCTGGTTTGTGGATTCCATGGATCATCCGGACCGCTATGTCGGAAAAACCGTTCACTTTAAAGCACGTGCCCTGAAGCCGCGTGGAATGGGAAGCAAATTCTTTGTTCCCGGAAGAACAGCCATGACATGCTGTGCAGATGATACCACATTCCTTGGTTACATCTGCAAGAGCGCTTTTGCTCCGAAGATCGCAGAAGGCCAGTGGGTGGATGTTACTGCGAAGGTTGCGTTTGAGAAGAGAATGGAATATCAGGGAGAGGGAATCGTACTTTACGCAGAGCATGTGGAAGTTTGTGAGCCACTTGCTGATGAGATGGTATATTTCAACTGA